A window of the Diabrotica undecimpunctata isolate CICGRU chromosome 1, icDiaUnde3, whole genome shotgun sequence genome harbors these coding sequences:
- the LOC140439580 gene encoding uncharacterized protein has product MDAPIQINKEVFANISAPSEFDFTQPQTWHQWKKRVERYMSVSGFGQKSDKDKLDLLLYLMGNEAEDILLQNQPGENASFQDVMQIFDNHFIPRRNTIFERFQFNSRVQRPGEPVGNFISSLHTLVEHCSYGALKDELIRDRIVIGIADKKVSERMQLNDGLTLEKAIQIARQAELQDSQNRIMRQEQSVSAVKQDYRERSDKRHQGYRCGYCGIPTYKNREKCPAKFSECRSCSRRGHWSVMCRKKAVRAVKCSRSTSSSSTDDKGIQ; this is encoded by the exons ATGGATGCACCtatccaaataaataaagaagtgtTTGCGAACATTTCGGCTCCAAGCGAATTTGATTTTACACAGCCCCAGACATGGCACCAATGGAAGAAAAGAGTAGAGAGATATATGTCTGTAAGTGGATTTGGACAAAAATCTGACAAGGATAAACTAGACCTATTGTTGTATTTAATGGGAAATGAAGCAGAAGATATTTTACTTCAAAATCAACCAGGGGAGAATGCATCCTTTCAAGATGTAATGCAGATTTTCGACAATCATTTTATCCCCCGAAGAAATACAATCTTTGAGAGATTTCAATTTAATTCAAGGGTACAAAGGCCAGGAGAACCTGTGGGAAACTTTATTTCAAGTCTACATACTCTTGTAGAGCACTGTAGCTATGGAGCTCTTAAAGATGAGTTAATTCGTGACAGGATTGTTATCGGAATAGCTGATAAAAAGGTGAGCGAAAGAATGCAACTAAATGATGGGTTGACACTAGAGAAGGCAATACAAATAGCACGCCAAGCTGAACTTCAAGATAGTCAAAATAGAATTATGAGACAGGAGCAGTCAGTTAGTGCAGTTAAACAGGACTACAGGGAGCGTAGTGATAAAAGACATCAAG GTTACAGATGTGGATACTGTGGCATACctacatataaaaatagggaGAAATGTCCAGCCAAGTTCTCTGAATGCAGATCTTGTTCACGTAGAGGTCATTGGAGTGTGATGTGCAGGAAGAAAGCTGTCAGAGCTGTTAAGTGTTCAAGGTCCACCAGTAGCAGTAGTACAGACGACAAAGGGATTCAGTAA